A genomic segment from Sparus aurata chromosome 10, fSpaAur1.1, whole genome shotgun sequence encodes:
- the spag17 gene encoding sperm-associated antigen 17 isoform X2 — protein MPPKPATKGSAKKPSAVGTAAVNKNWEAGLTKAPFEEESWQACVSLVVGGSPEDEDLIRVLALAAQQPLRKLFTLLTWDSAIAKIHELGNPKAKKADHLPEFYEVTEPAKALLDAGEEIPYDLMANILKFLLLQIKADDQQRREAEQREEVKAKAGATSGIKDKGGAKDKNGKNSSSPAGLDKKTKLKRRDDVEPPKFIDDEPEDGPQHYILLLGFHQPHLIVALDAMSVHVANVIKLSSKHSEGQQERHTCEGSERSQSVSPRLDAEDHGSEELAARARKLDLFWSGLRPVLDSWPPESRLHDVAQLSYTVPDLSNQSHTQDPEAELEMGIKIFDGVANLVYDCLDWRKQHQHYLENIRLLSVPFVVRLDRQQAEVLPTPIPMTPRSKKKRTCEEIPPDQESEQPPLSTDVDMRQYANLLDMVPPEACSVPLILHCMLEQVVTSTERSLSTPSHVPEKPKPLTSPGLNHQLLSYMLQSFLPLVHTEEEKSHMLKSLLTLAQNEEDMKSLQKKFGAGDNQRKQPLVLRHHDERTLRLRDVTTAQGFDPAEVEMSMMRLSPVWELIHSVPQQRKGISCWTALKQQLQHYCTDDVVSWPEVERLFRQSVFESMPLTNLDEKGVLLNAPGPLGALEPAHQQPATIFPWDNPLSYAKQQLHSLRTKGPLFLTQDPENTEISGRVSSQLDLSDIQSCRLRSLFDWHYAEHHDASVLPQVLQSASEEYRCLDTFRASHKNTLYIFCHNPVSSSLQCKELWDVSLHTDVKFRKYLEHVADSISDWTKEEELERNLSPAPEGLDAAVEEEILEPVIRKDSLKAWKLEQDRLKEEEMAKKSKKENTSRNKQQQQLKEEEANIKSKTLSSGKKSRAETTPSESITNTAPPVEDNLELHPTEEPFNGFTGYSMDGKLIHVSGHLQQLFPSDGGHIIVEDVSYVEGSSLMKVAVKKDGHHFCTHINHVVLDPAKRPLQPQDKEANGKKEDFKASEPVAVKKVKQGSLSAVLDSGIHLSYSFYGPTGEYIVSPQETEGARETSPLVPLSPATHRSKGTDADLAPSESHSPSSPTRPPESQPQVCEGQPASPSRPFNSLNLSVPNGLLLQFLLEDTQVSSKEQGMLVKQGFPLHGRAVMGQLQDPSLSKELSRIITSQGAVIRNMRDGSTEVLFADGSVSSSHDSGPVWVLDSEVEEEKILQEAEDKKKKQSSEKKGDAQRGCWLTTTPRGVRIHTVGTTHKHIPATPLLAFKATDPITHEVMLSREDLVVSVQNPDGSQIVEHADGTRITSLYQDRPPNSLQHTGEHPGSARLKSTSECVCGCIECVCVTRCAESIIENKVDDLRSDSAGKACAKLSEHDERESKECKNSEESVFVAENVKMSEREKGSVSTRERVVLVEKEGCATVVMYPERHAAHVFLADGTVITGDDQGAYQVFPSSMGLLQIQSDGKCVYSSDPLVSPSPKGGTPVDQPGSYVMSHTDKVACDVTDPDGNHFQVMEDGRLSVLNFSPAPSAMTQDEEEPEDEADREMARLNVKQREHLPRLFLVHEDGSGTELLNSQTVEELLYQAYSDPTVALLKEPLPDTRDDFGITILKPSHRSVWSQWLLEKQKPDITPPNLRNRSWHDFPRTETKTPGPPFGVDMGRGLTLRERSAGSAAQRQPVRSCPKVLEKRELYQHRPFTTPLRNKVDTRLKEYIESLMEREQRSEEMKVKDPRTEEERVHASELLNLVQSFAEEDDAGHTFEKRTSVDIVSLYSQGVGAQTEQSDVSEETATVKSDSFASEKESKWTERLSQHKQEMSEEKAYRAALRKKSVIPFFHPENIPLYQNLLRTPDMRSRSMDLPPMPKSDSTEAFLKDAPRDSAPRPSNPTPSQSASRAAGSDRKRKIRPTNPTPQSAGESSLRGSTGPCRSVQVDMTGNPRRTKVRGPASILSSKPCSVLDQQFPSVREPVRRNSRPVSLTDPNVTVGGFQLLPSSVDFGMLQEGTTAAITVRMTNVGVNTCRFYVKQPPPATGFRVIYNPRPVDAGSNVELKVQLFASSAAEAGAEEPKKFISHDVIIHTEMDILYLPVTATIISERTYVNWLKDHKSAQSRTGSRIHRAGRPHR, from the exons ATGCCACCAAAGCCAGCTACAAAGGGCTCAGCCAAAAAGCCCAGTGCTGTCGGAACCGCAGCTGTCAACAAGAACTGGGAGGCTGGTCTCACCAAGGCCCCGTTTGAAGAG GAGTCATGGCAGGCCTGCGTGTCTTTGGTGGTTGGGGGGAGTCCAGAGGACGAGGACCTGATCCGGGTTTTGGCTTTGGCAGCACAGCAGCCACTGCGCAAGCTTTTCACCTTGTTGACCTGGGACAGCGCCATTGCAAAG ATCCATGAACTCGGGAATCCCAAAGCAAAAAAAGCTGATCATCTCCCTGAGTTCTATGAG GTTACAGAGCCTGCTAAGGCACTGCTGGATGCAGGAGAGGAGATTCCCTATGACCTGATGGCAAATATTCTGAAGTTCCTGCTGCTACAGATCAAAGCTGATGATCAGCAGAGGAGGGAAGCCGAGCAG CGTGAGGAAGTGAAGGCAAAGGCCGGCGCTACTTCTGGCATTAAGGACAAAGGAGGGGCCAAGGACAAAAATGGAAAGAATTCGTCCTCACCTGCGGGACTTGACAAGAAGACCAAGCTGAAACGCAGGGATGATGTCGAGCCACCAAAGTTCATAG ATGATGAACCAGAGGACGGTCCTCAGCACTACATCCTGCTGCTTGGCTTCCATCAGCCCCACCTAATTGTGGCACTTGATGCCATGAGTGTACATGTAGCCAATGTCATCAAGTTGTCCTCGAAGCACTCTGAGGGGCAGCAGGAACGACACACGTGTGAAGGCAGTGAGAGGAGTCAGAGTGTTTCTCCACGTCTGGATGCAG AGGATCATGGTAGTGAAGAGCTGGCTGCACGGGCCAGGAAGTTGGATCTATTCTGGTCAGGTCTCAGACCAGTTCTGGACAGTTGGCCACCAGAGTCCAGGCTCCATGATGTGGCTCAGCTCAGCTACACTGTCCCAGATCTCTCCAATCAGTCCCACACACAGGACCCTGAGGCTGAG CTGGAGATGGGAATCAAAATCTTTGACGGTGTGGCCAATCTCGTTTATGACTGTCTGGACTGGCGTAAGCAACATCAGCACTACCTGGAAAACATCAGACTCCTCAGCGTACCCTTTGTTGTTCGGTTGGATCGACAGCAAGCAgag GTCTTGCCGACCCCAATCCCCATGACTCCACGCTCCAAGAAGAAGCGCACGTGTGAGGAAATCCCACCAGACCAAG AGAGCGAGCAGCCTCCTCTCTCTACAGATGTGGACATGCGTCAGTATGCTAACCTACTCGACATGGTTCCTCCTGAAGCCTGCTCTGTGCCTCTAATCCTGCACTGTATGCTGGAACAG gTGGTGACTTCAACAGAGCGGTCTTTATCCACCCCGTCTCATGTCCCTGAGAAGCCAAAACCTCTCACCAGCCCTGGGTTAAACCATCAGCTGCTGAGCTacatgctccaaagcttcctgCCTCTGGTGCacacagaagaggagaaaagcCACATGTTAAAGAGCTTGCTTACTCTGGCACAGAATGAAGAGGACATGAAG AGTCTACAGAAGAAGTTTGGAGCAGGGGATAATCAGAGGAAGCAGCCTCTGGTCCTCAGACACCATGATGAGAGGACACTGCGCTTGAGGGACGTCACT ACGGCTCAGGGTTTTGATCCGGCAGAGGTGGAGATGTCCATGATGAGGCTGTCTCCAGTGTGGGAGCTGATCCACTCTGTACCTCAGCAGAGAAAGGGCATCTCCTGCTGGACGGCTCTGAAACAGCAACTACAACACTACTGCACTGATG ATGTCGTGTCGTGGCCAGAAGTGGAGCGTCTCTTTCGCCAGAGTGTGTTTGAGAGTATGCCGCTGACCAACCTTGATGAAAAGGGTGTTCTACTAAATGCTCCTGGACCGCTGGGAGCACTGGAACCAGCACACCAACAACCAGCCACAATATTCCCCTGGGACAACCCACTTTCCTACGCTAAACAGCAGCTTCATAGCCTACGGACTAAAG GTCCGTTATTTCTTACTCAAGATCCTGAAAACACAGAG ATCAGTGGGCGAGTGTCTAGCCAGTTGGATCTGTCTGACATTCAGAGTTGTAGGCTGAGATCTCTGTTTGACTGGCACTATGCTGAACACCACGATGCCTCTGTCCTCCCACAG GTGCTCCAGTCCGCCTCAGAAGAATAtcgctgcttggacactttcagAGCAAGTCACAAAAACACTCTGTACATTTTCTGTCACAATCCAGTGAGCTCTTCTCTCCAGTGCAAGGAGCTCTGGGATGTATCCCTTCATACTGATGTCAAGTTCAG GAAGTATCTGGAGCATGTGGCAGATAGCATTTCTGATTGGACAAAAGAGGAGGAATTGGAGAGAAACCTCAGTCCTGCTCCTGAAG gaCTTGATGctgcagtggaggaggagattCTGGAGCCAGTCATCAGGAAAGACTCCCTTAAA GCATGGAAGTTGGAGCAGGACCGACTAAAGGAGGAAGAGATGGCTAAGAAATCAAAGAAGGAGAATACATCGagaaacaagcagcagcagcagctgaaggaggaggaggccaaCATCAAAAGTAAAACATTGTCCAGTGGCAaaaagagcagagcagagacgaCTCCCTCAGAGTCCATTACTAACACGGCGCCCCCTGTGGAGGACAACTTAGAACTGCATCCAACAGAGGAACCCTTTAAT ggtttCACAGGTTACAGCATGGATGGAAAGTTGATCCATGTTTCAGGTCATCTGCAGCAGCTTTTCCCTTCAGATGGAGGACACATCATTGTGGAGGATGTCAGCTACGTTGAAG GTTCCAGCCTGATGAAAGTGGCTGTGAAGAAGGATGGGCATCATTTCTGCACACACATCAATCATGTTGTCCTTGATCCAGCAAAACGTCCCCTGCAGCCCCAAGACAAAGAAGCCAATGGCAAAAAAGAAGACTTTAAAG CGTCAGAGCCTGTGGCCGTGAAAAAAGTAAAGCAGGGCTCCCTGTCAGCAGTGTTAGACAGTGGAATCCACCTGTCATACAGTTTCTATGGTCCCACAGGAGAATACATAG TGAGCCCTCAGGAAACAGAAGGAGCCCGAGAGACCTCCCCCTTGGTCCCTCTCTCCCCCGCCACCCACCGCTCCAAGGGGACGGATGCGGATTTAGCTCCCTCTGAGTCACACAGCCCATCCAGCCCCACCAGACCTCCAGAGTCTCAG CCTCAGGTGTGCGAAGGCCAGCCAGCCTCGCCATCACGTCCATTCAACAGCCTCAACCTGTCTGTTCCTAATGGCCTGCTGCTGCAATTTCTGCTGGAGGATACCCAAG TGTCCTCAAAGGAGCAAGGTATGCTGGTGAAACAGGGCTTTCCTCTACATGGCAGGGCAGTTATGGGTCAGCTtcaggacccctctctctccaaaGAACTGTCCCGCATCATCACCAGCCAAGGAGCTGTGATCCGAAACATGAGAGACGGCTCAACAGAG gttcTATTTGCAGATGGCTCTGTCAGTTCCAGCCATGATTCTGGTCCAGTGTGGGTTCTTGACTCTgaggttgaggaggagaagatcTTGCAAGAAGCtgaggacaaaaagaaaa AACAGAGCTCAGAGAAGAAGGGTGATGCTCAGAGAGGATGTTGGTTAACAACGACTCCACGTGGAGTGCGCATCCACACTGTGGGgacgacacacaaacacatacccGCCACACCTCTTCTGGCCTTCAAGGCTACAGACCCCATCACCCATGAG GTGATGCTGAGCCGAGAGGATCTGGTAGTTTCTGTCCAGAACCCAGACGGATCTCAAATCGTCGAACATGCAGACGGAACCAGGATCACCAGTCTATACCAAGACAGGCCACCAAACTCACTGCAACACACAG GGGAGCATCCTGGGAGTGCGAGACTTAAATCAActtctgaatgtgtgtgtggctgcattgagtgtgtgtgtgtcacacgcTGCGCCGAGAGCATTATTGAGAACAAAGTGGACGACCTTCGCAGCGACAGTGCAGGGAAAGCATGTGCAAAGTTGAGCGAGCATGATGAAAGAGAAAGCAAAGAGTGTAAGAACAGTGaggagagtgtgtttgtggctgagaaTGTTAAGATgagtgagagggagaaggggagtGTGTCTACCAGAGAGCGGGTGGTGTTGGTGGAGAAGGAGGGCTGCGCCACGGTGGTGATGTACCCAGAGCGACACGCGGCTCACGTGTTCTTAGCTGATGGAACCGTCATCACTGGGGACGACCAAGGAGCCTATCAG GTGTTTCCATCCAGCATGGGGCTCCTGCAGATCCAAAGTGATGGGAAGTGTGTGTACTCGTCCGACCCACTTGTATCCCCGAGCCCAAAGGGTGGGACTCCTGTAGACCAACCCGGAAGCTATGTCATGAGTCACACGGACAAAGTGGCCTGTGACGTTACAGACCCTGATGGGAACCACTTCCAG GTAATGGAAGATGGGAGGTTATCAGTGCTGAACTTCAGCCCGGCTCCGAGCGCAATGACACAGGATGAGGAGGAGCCAGAGGATGAGGCAGACAGAGAAATGGCCAGGCTTAATGTAAAACAGAGAGAGCATTTGCCCAG GCTGTTTCTGGTGCACGAGGATGGTTCCGGTACTGAACTCCTGAACTCTCAAACCGTAGAGGAACTTCTCTACCAGGCGTACTCCGACCCTACGGTAGCTCTGCTGAAGGAGCCGCTGCCAGACACACGAG ATGACTTTGGCATTACTATCTTAAAGCCCAGCCACCGGAGCGTGTGGTCCCAGTGGCTGCTAGAGAAACAGAAGCCTGACATCACCCCTCCCAACCTCAGAAACCGCAGCTGGCATGACTTCCCGAGAACAGAG ACAAAGACCCCAGGCCCTCCATTCGGTGTCGACATGGGACGAGGTttgactctgagagagaggtcTGCTGGTTCTGCAGCACAGCGTCAGCCTGTCAGGAGCTGCCCAAAAGTCCTGGAGAAGAGGGAACTGTACCAGCACCGACCGTTTACTACACCGCTCAGAAATAAAGTAGACACACGACTGAAG GAATACATCGAGAGTTTGATGGAGAGGGAGCAGCGATCGGAGGAGATGAAAGTGAAAGACCCTCgcactgaggaggagagagttcATGCCAGTGAGCTGCTCAACCTGGTCCAG tCCTTTGCAGAAGAAGACGATGCAGGTCACACTTTTGAAAAAAGGACTTCAG TGGACATCGTCAGTCTGTACAGCCAAGGAGTCGGAGCCCAGACTGAGCAGTCGGACGTTTCAGAAGAGACAGCCACAGTGAAGAGCGACAG tttTGCAAGTGAAAAGGAGTCAAAATGGACTGAAAGACTCTCACAACACAA ACAGGAGATGTCTGAGGAGAAGGCTTACAGAGCGgctctgaggaagaagagcgTTATTCCTTTCTTCCATCCAGAAAATATCCCATTATACCAG AATCTGCTGCGAACACCAGACATGAGGAGTCGGTCCATGGATCTCCCTCCGATGCCCAAATCAGACAGCACAGAGGCCTTCCTGAAAGATGCCCCTCGAGACAGCG CCCCACGACCGTCAAACCCAACACCCTCTCAATCTGCAAG tcgtgcagcaggaagtgacagGAAGCGTAAAATACGACCTACCAACCCAACGCCTCAGAGTGCTG GTGAGAGCAGTCTGAGGGGTTCAACTGGGCCATGTAGGTCAGTCCAGGTGGACATGACTGGAAACCCCAGGAGGACTAAAGTCAGAGGACCAGCCTCTATCCTCAGCTCTAAACCCTGCAGTGTGCTGGATCAACAG TTTCCATCAGTCAGAGAGCCTGTGAGGAGAAACAGTCGACCTGTTTCCCTGACTGATCCAAATGTCACTGTGGGGGGATTCCAGCTCCTCCCATCCAGTGTTGACTTTGGTATGCTGCAGGAGGGGACCACCGCAGCCATTACTGTGAGGATGACAAATGTTGGTGTCAACACCTGCAG GTTCTATGTGAAGCAGCCTCCTCCTGCTACAGGCTTCCGGGTCATCTATAATCCAAGGCCG GTGGATGCAGGTTCCAATGTTGAACTTAAGGTTCAGCTGTTTGCATCGAGCGCAGCTGAAGCAGGAGCGGAGGAGCCGAAGAAGTTTATCTCCCATGATGTCATCATCCACACTGAGATGGACATCCTCTACCTACCTGTCACTGCTA CCATCATCTCTGAGAGGACATATGTCAACTGGCTCAAGGACCACAAAAGTGCCCAGAGCAGGACGGGGTCCAGGATCCATCGGGCCGGACGGCCCCACAGATGA